A DNA window from Streptomyces parvus contains the following coding sequences:
- a CDS encoding ribonuclease D has translation MTDAQETAADTSLRTTGGAPPDDVAPAPIPLLEPREGIPPVVTSDDALTRVIAAFAAGSGPVAVDAERASGYRYGQRAYLVQLRREGAGSALVDPVGCPDLSGLGTALNGTEWILHAATQDLPCLRDIGMTPTSLFDTELAGRLAGFPRVGLGAMVENVLGYALEKGHSAVDWSTRPLPEPWLRYAALDVELLIDLRDALEEELDRQGKLEWAREEFDAIAAAPPAPPRKDPWRRTSGMHKVRRRRQMAVVRELWTTRDQVAQRRDVSPGKVLGDAAIVEAALALPADVQALTALPGFGHRMGRRQLEQWQAAVDRAKALPESALPQPGQQPAGPPPPRSWADKDPAAAARLSAARTAVSELAERLHMPQENLITPDTVRRLCWEPPKNPTPAAVEDTLAGYGARKWQIQQVAPLLVRALDATV, from the coding sequence GTGACCGACGCCCAAGAGACCGCAGCAGACACTTCACTGCGAACCACCGGGGGCGCTCCCCCGGACGACGTCGCCCCGGCGCCGATCCCCTTGCTGGAGCCGCGCGAGGGCATTCCCCCGGTGGTGACGTCCGACGACGCCCTCACCCGGGTGATCGCCGCCTTCGCCGCGGGCAGCGGCCCGGTGGCCGTCGACGCCGAGCGCGCCTCGGGGTATCGCTACGGCCAGCGCGCCTACCTCGTACAGCTGCGCCGCGAGGGCGCGGGCAGCGCTCTGGTCGACCCGGTCGGCTGCCCCGACCTCTCCGGCCTCGGCACCGCCCTGAACGGCACCGAGTGGATCCTGCACGCCGCGACCCAGGACCTGCCGTGCCTGCGGGACATAGGCATGACCCCCACCTCGCTCTTCGACACCGAGCTGGCCGGGCGGCTCGCGGGCTTCCCGCGTGTCGGTCTCGGCGCGATGGTGGAGAACGTCCTCGGCTACGCCCTGGAGAAGGGCCATTCCGCGGTCGACTGGTCCACCCGCCCGCTGCCCGAGCCCTGGCTGCGCTACGCCGCGCTCGACGTGGAGCTCCTGATCGACCTGCGCGACGCGCTGGAGGAGGAGCTGGACCGGCAGGGCAAGCTGGAGTGGGCCCGGGAGGAGTTCGACGCCATCGCCGCCGCGCCGCCGGCCCCGCCCCGCAAGGACCCCTGGCGGCGTACGTCGGGCATGCACAAGGTGCGCCGCCGCCGTCAGATGGCCGTCGTCCGGGAGCTGTGGACCACCCGTGACCAGGTCGCCCAGCGCCGGGACGTCTCGCCTGGCAAGGTCCTCGGCGACGCCGCGATCGTCGAGGCCGCGCTCGCGCTGCCGGCCGACGTGCAGGCCCTGACCGCGCTGCCGGGATTCGGCCACCGCATGGGACGCCGTCAGCTGGAGCAGTGGCAGGCGGCCGTGGACCGGGCCAAGGCGCTGCCGGAGTCGGCGCTGCCGCAGCCGGGTCAGCAGCCGGCCGGGCCGCCCCCGCCACGCTCCTGGGCCGACAAGGATCCCGCCGCCGCCGCCCGGCTCTCGGCCGCCCGGACGGCCGTCTCCGAGCTGGCGGAGCGCCTGCACATGCCCCAGGAGAACCTGATCACCCCGGACACCGTGCGCCGGCTCTGCTGGGAGCCCCCGAAGAACCCGACCCCGGCTGCGGTCGAGGACACCCTCGCCGGGTACGGGGCGCGGAAGTGGCAGATCCAGCAGGTCGCCCCGCTCCTGGTCCGGGCCCTGGACGCCACCGTCTGA
- a CDS encoding DUF4349 domain-containing protein, translating into MRSENRSRRSFVRARAALVAGTLGVLLAVTGCGASGDSSDSGAKADVKSAPREGFADGEAGAAASAAPEEQTDKKAAGKKAAPNPGGTHVIRTATLSVEVKSVPKAVAAARGAAEGAGGLVASENTERLDDTYEASHLVLRVPQERFREVLRELAGSGKLLSRTSNAKDVTDQVVDVESRISTQRASVARVRELMDRAEKISDVVALEGELSSRQSDLESLLAQQASLKDRTSLATITLDLTPPDAPDDREKDEDPGFLDALGGGWDAFVTMLRWIAVAFGAAFPFLLTAALAVLGWRVLHKRRAARRGAPAVQAAPAGKDGASAS; encoded by the coding sequence ATGCGGAGCGAGAACAGAAGTCGCCGATCCTTCGTCCGCGCACGCGCGGCGCTCGTGGCCGGGACGCTCGGGGTGCTGCTCGCCGTCACCGGCTGCGGGGCGTCGGGCGACTCGTCGGACAGCGGTGCGAAGGCGGACGTGAAGTCCGCGCCGCGCGAGGGGTTCGCGGACGGGGAGGCGGGGGCGGCGGCCTCCGCCGCTCCCGAGGAGCAGACAGACAAAAAGGCGGCCGGGAAGAAGGCGGCGCCGAACCCGGGGGGCACCCATGTGATCCGGACGGCCACGCTGTCCGTCGAGGTGAAGAGCGTGCCGAAGGCCGTGGCCGCCGCGCGCGGTGCGGCGGAGGGCGCGGGGGGCCTGGTCGCGTCGGAGAACACCGAACGGCTCGACGACACCTACGAGGCCTCGCACCTGGTGCTGCGGGTGCCGCAGGAGCGGTTCCGGGAGGTGCTGCGGGAGCTGGCCGGCTCCGGGAAGCTGCTGTCGCGCACCTCGAACGCGAAGGACGTCACCGACCAGGTGGTCGACGTGGAGAGCCGGATCTCCACCCAGCGCGCGAGTGTGGCGCGGGTCCGGGAGCTGATGGACCGGGCGGAGAAGATCAGCGATGTGGTGGCCCTGGAGGGCGAGCTGAGCAGCCGTCAGTCCGACCTGGAGTCGCTGCTGGCCCAGCAGGCGAGCCTGAAGGACCGCACGTCGCTGGCGACGATCACGCTGGACCTGACGCCGCCGGACGCCCCGGACGACAGGGAGAAGGACGAGGACCCCGGGTTCCTGGACGCGCTGGGCGGTGGCTGGGACGCGTTCGTGACGATGCTGCGGTGGATCGCGGTGGCGTTCGGGGCCGCGTTCCCGTTCCTGCTCACCGCGGCGCTGGCCGTGCTGGGCTGGCGGGTGCTGCACAAGCGCAGGGCCGCCCGCCGTGGCGCTCCGGCGGTGCAGGCCGCCCCGGCCGGGAAGGACGGTGCCTCGGCCTCCTGA
- a CDS encoding DUF3000 domain-containing protein: protein MAPAQGQYSDHSDGVESKDRAEEGPPVPPAFLAAVDALRSARLRPELEVEATRPPQRLAPHAYALEAAVVDGEDDLADGRLVLLHDPAGHDAWQGTFRLVTLVRAELEPEMAADPLLPEVCWSWLTGALDARGLSYGEAGGTVTRAGSHYFGALSARRPATQIEIRASWTPREWRGGIPDTASHLVAWGDLLCQIAGLPPSDLSDAAVVTLPQRRGPQVS from the coding sequence ATGGCTCCGGCTCAGGGACAGTATTCCGATCATTCCGACGGCGTTGAAAGCAAGGACCGCGCGGAGGAGGGCCCTCCCGTGCCTCCCGCGTTCCTGGCGGCGGTGGACGCGCTGCGCTCCGCGCGGCTGCGCCCGGAGCTGGAGGTGGAGGCGACCAGGCCGCCGCAGCGCCTCGCGCCGCACGCGTACGCCCTGGAGGCGGCGGTGGTGGACGGCGAGGACGATCTCGCGGACGGCAGGCTGGTCCTGCTGCACGACCCGGCGGGGCACGACGCCTGGCAGGGCACCTTCCGGCTGGTGACCCTGGTCCGTGCCGAGCTGGAGCCGGAGATGGCGGCGGACCCGCTGCTGCCGGAAGTGTGCTGGTCCTGGCTGACGGGTGCGCTGGACGCGCGGGGCCTGTCGTACGGGGAGGCCGGCGGGACGGTGACACGCGCCGGATCGCACTACTTCGGTGCGCTCTCCGCGCGCCGTCCGGCGACACAGATCGAGATCCGCGCCTCGTGGACGCCCAGGGAGTGGCGCGGCGGCATCCCGGACACCGCGTCACACCTGGTGGCCTGGGGCGATCTGCTGTGCCAGATCGCGGGGCTGCCGCCGTCCGACCTGTCCGACGCGGCGGTGGTGACGCTGCCGCAGCGGCGCGGGCCGCAGGTTTCGTAA
- a CDS encoding ferritin-like domain-containing protein, giving the protein MGTTAYGDWIRDFEAARRERAERGDPEWRTGVPLHPAIRRSVQRFQVGEDGDGAELITKAEAAGDAEYATAVRMFVAEERNHARLLALLLASGGAPVIASHWSDRVFVTLRRALGLRLELLVLMIAEVVALRYYRTLRDGADDALTREVAGRILSDEERHVPFHCHRLRRSLRPLPPPVRALVTSGWRAALAVAALMVAVDHGPALRRLRVGRGRFVVEVVRSSGPIAATMR; this is encoded by the coding sequence ATGGGGACCACGGCGTACGGGGACTGGATACGCGACTTCGAGGCGGCGCGGCGCGAGCGGGCCGAGCGGGGTGATCCGGAATGGCGGACCGGGGTCCCCCTGCACCCCGCGATCCGGCGCAGCGTCCAGCGTTTCCAGGTCGGCGAGGACGGCGACGGGGCCGAGCTGATCACCAAGGCGGAGGCGGCCGGTGACGCGGAGTACGCGACGGCGGTGCGGATGTTCGTCGCGGAGGAGCGAAATCACGCCAGGTTGCTGGCGCTTCTGCTGGCCTCCGGCGGCGCGCCGGTGATCGCCTCGCACTGGAGCGACCGGGTCTTCGTGACGCTCCGCCGGGCCCTGGGGCTCCGCCTCGAACTACTGGTCCTGATGATCGCGGAGGTGGTCGCGCTGCGGTACTACCGAACCCTGCGGGACGGGGCCGACGATGCGCTGACGCGGGAGGTGGCGGGGCGGATCCTCTCCGACGAGGAGCGGCACGTGCCCTTCCACTGCCACCGCCTGCGTCGCTCGCTGCGCCCGCTGCCGCCGCCGGTGCGGGCGCTGGTGACCTCCGGGTGGCGGGCAGCCCTGGCCGTGGCCGCGCTGATGGTGGCCGTGGACCACGGGCCGGCGCTGCGGCGGCTGCGGGTCGGCCGGGGGCGCTTCGTGGTGGAGGTGGTCCGGTCCTCGGGGCCGATCGCGGCGACGATGCGGTGA
- a CDS encoding response regulator transcription factor — MSVLLEQPASLVAYRPNKPTAMVVVADPRVRSTVTRHLWALGVRDVIEASSIAEARPRVGNPRDICIADVHLPDGSGLTLLSETRAAGWPNGLALSAADDIGAVRNALAGGVKGYVVTGTRTNIGHPTRPGVAPIGANAARMHRRPPGSPSHPGGYRELSGREVEVLRLVAEGQSNKAIGVSMGLSALTVKSHLARIARKLGTGDRAGMVAVALRTGIIH; from the coding sequence GTGTCCGTTCTCCTTGAGCAGCCCGCAAGCCTGGTCGCCTACCGCCCGAACAAGCCGACGGCCATGGTCGTCGTGGCCGACCCGCGCGTCCGTTCCACCGTCACCCGCCATCTGTGGGCCCTCGGAGTACGTGACGTCATCGAGGCGTCGTCCATCGCGGAGGCACGTCCCCGCGTCGGCAACCCGCGCGACATCTGCATTGCCGACGTCCATCTGCCCGACGGTTCCGGGCTGACCCTGCTGTCCGAGACCCGGGCCGCAGGCTGGCCCAACGGTCTCGCCCTCTCCGCCGCCGACGACATCGGCGCCGTTCGCAACGCCCTCGCGGGCGGCGTGAAGGGCTACGTCGTCACCGGCACCCGAACCAACATCGGCCACCCCACCCGCCCCGGCGTCGCCCCCATCGGCGCCAACGCGGCCCGGATGCACCGCAGGCCTCCCGGTTCCCCGAGCCACCCGGGCGGCTACCGCGAACTGTCCGGACGCGAGGTGGAGGTGCTCCGCCTGGTCGCCGAAGGCCAGTCCAACAAGGCCATCGGCGTCTCGATGGGCCTCTCCGCCCTGACCGTCAAGTCCCACCTCGCCCGCATCGCCCGCAAGCTCGGCACCGGAGACAGAGCCGGTATGGTCGCCGTCGCCCTGCGGACGGGCATCATCCACTGA
- a CDS encoding FAD-dependent oxidoreductase gives MAAERLVVIGGDAAGMSAASQARRLKGPDALEIVAFERGHYTSYSACGIPYWVSGDVEARDDLIARTPEEHRERDIDLRMRTEVTGLDVAGRRVRALDRESGTTYWTGFDKLVIATGARPVRPALPGMDAAGVHGVQTLDDGQALLDSLDALGPGDRPRRAVVVGAGYIGVEMAEAMLKRGFEVTVLNRGEQPMSTLDADMGRLVHEAMDGLGITTVNGAAVTEILTGPDGRVTEVATDAGTYPADVVVLGIGVEPETGLARAAGLPVGPHGGLLTDLAMRVVGHDDIWAGGDCVEVLDLVAGRTRHIALGTHANKHGQVIGSNVGGGYGTFPGVVGTAVSKVCDLEIARTGLREKDARAVGLRYVTATIESTQRAGYYPGAKPMTVKMIAELRTGRLLGVQIVGREGSAKRVDVAAVALTAGMTVEQMTALDLGYAPPFSPVWDPVLVAARKTVAAVRGAGS, from the coding sequence ATGGCAGCGGAGCGACTGGTGGTCATCGGCGGTGACGCGGCGGGCATGTCCGCCGCGTCACAGGCGCGCAGGCTGAAGGGGCCGGACGCGCTGGAGATCGTCGCCTTCGAGCGCGGCCACTACACCTCGTACTCCGCCTGCGGCATCCCGTACTGGGTGAGCGGCGACGTCGAGGCCCGGGACGACCTGATCGCCCGCACCCCCGAGGAGCACCGGGAGCGGGACATCGATCTGCGGATGCGGACCGAGGTGACCGGGCTGGACGTGGCCGGGCGGCGGGTGCGGGCGCTGGACCGGGAGAGCGGGACGACGTACTGGACGGGCTTCGACAAGCTGGTGATCGCCACCGGGGCCCGTCCGGTGCGCCCGGCGCTGCCGGGGATGGACGCGGCCGGGGTGCACGGGGTGCAGACCCTGGACGACGGGCAGGCGCTCCTGGACTCGCTGGACGCACTCGGCCCGGGCGATAGGCCCCGGCGGGCGGTCGTGGTGGGCGCGGGGTACATCGGCGTGGAGATGGCCGAGGCGATGCTCAAGCGGGGCTTCGAGGTGACCGTCCTCAACCGGGGCGAGCAGCCGATGTCGACGCTCGATGCGGACATGGGGCGCCTCGTCCACGAGGCGATGGACGGGCTGGGCATCACCACGGTCAACGGGGCGGCGGTGACGGAGATCCTCACCGGCCCCGACGGCCGGGTCACCGAGGTGGCGACGGACGCGGGGACGTATCCGGCGGACGTGGTGGTCCTCGGCATCGGCGTGGAGCCGGAGACGGGGCTCGCGCGCGCGGCGGGGCTGCCGGTGGGGCCGCACGGCGGGCTGCTGACGGACCTGGCGATGCGGGTCGTGGGCCACGACGACATCTGGGCGGGCGGCGACTGCGTGGAGGTCCTGGACCTGGTGGCGGGCCGCACCCGGCACATCGCGCTGGGCACCCACGCCAACAAGCACGGCCAGGTGATCGGTTCCAACGTCGGGGGCGGCTACGGCACGTTCCCCGGTGTGGTCGGTACGGCGGTGAGCAAGGTCTGCGATCTGGAGATCGCCCGGACCGGGCTGCGGGAGAAGGACGCCCGCGCGGTCGGGCTGCGCTATGTCACGGCGACGATCGAGTCGACGCAGCGGGCGGGGTACTACCCGGGGGCGAAGCCCATGACGGTGAAGATGATCGCGGAGCTGCGGACGGGCCGGCTGCTCGGGGTGCAGATCGTCGGCCGCGAGGGGTCGGCGAAGCGGGTGGACGTGGCGGCGGTGGCGCTGACGGCCGGGATGACGGTGGAGCAGATGACGGCGCTCGACCTGGGCTACGCCCCGCCGTTCTCGCCGGTCTGGGACCCGGTGCTGGTCGCCGCCCGCAAGACGGTGGCGGCGGTGCGGGGCGCGGGGAGCTGA
- the hemG gene encoding protoporphyrinogen oxidase: MQRSQQRAETPPGHVVVIGGGIAGLAAAHHLVATGLRVTLLEATDRLGGKLMAGEVAGVQVDLGAESMLARRPEAVALAEAVGLGDRLQPPATATASLWTRDALRPMPKGHVMGVPGDPAVLGEVLSPEGLARIAEERDLTPTPVGDDVAVGAYVADRLGREVVDRLVEPLLGGVYAGDAYRISMRAAVPQLFEAVKEGGPLLDGVRRIQERAAARQQTGPVFQGIAGGIGTLPAAVGDAVRAEGGEILTETPVLGLTRTETGWAVRTDTRTIAADGIVLATPAWSAGTLLAAESPAASAELSGVEYASMALVTLAFRRSDIEANQALRGRSGFLVPPVDGHTIKASTFSSNKWQWVADAAPDLFVLRTSVGRYGEEDHLHREDEELVAVSLRDLAAATGLTARPVDSEVTRWIGGLPQYPVGHLTRVARIRDEVAKLPALRVCGAVYDGVGIPACVASARRAADEIASEIIATPTLVRGTGSEAGQ; this comes from the coding sequence ATGCAGCGTTCTCAACAGCGTGCGGAAACGCCCCCGGGGCACGTCGTCGTCATCGGCGGCGGCATCGCCGGGCTGGCGGCCGCCCACCACCTGGTCGCCACCGGCCTGCGGGTCACCCTCCTGGAGGCGACGGACCGGCTCGGCGGCAAGCTCATGGCCGGCGAGGTCGCGGGCGTCCAGGTCGACCTGGGGGCCGAGTCGATGCTCGCCCGGCGCCCCGAGGCGGTCGCGCTGGCCGAGGCGGTGGGCCTCGGCGACCGCCTCCAGCCGCCCGCCACCGCCACCGCGTCGCTCTGGACGCGCGACGCGCTGCGCCCCATGCCCAAGGGGCACGTCATGGGCGTCCCCGGCGACCCGGCGGTCCTCGGCGAGGTGCTGTCCCCCGAGGGCCTGGCCCGGATCGCCGAGGAGCGCGACCTCACCCCGACCCCCGTCGGCGACGACGTCGCGGTCGGCGCGTACGTCGCCGACCGGCTCGGCCGCGAGGTCGTGGACCGGCTGGTGGAGCCCCTCCTCGGCGGGGTCTACGCGGGCGACGCCTACCGGATCTCGATGCGCGCCGCCGTACCCCAGCTCTTCGAGGCCGTGAAGGAGGGCGGCCCGCTGCTGGACGGTGTCCGCCGCATCCAGGAGCGGGCCGCCGCCCGGCAGCAGACCGGCCCCGTCTTCCAGGGCATCGCGGGCGGCATCGGCACCCTTCCGGCCGCCGTCGGTGACGCCGTACGGGCCGAGGGCGGCGAGATCCTCACCGAGACCCCCGTCCTCGGCCTGACCCGTACGGAAACGGGCTGGGCCGTCCGCACCGACACCCGGACCATCGCCGCCGACGGCATCGTCCTGGCCACCCCCGCCTGGTCCGCGGGCACCCTGCTGGCCGCCGAGTCCCCGGCCGCCTCCGCCGAGCTGTCCGGCGTCGAGTACGCCTCGATGGCCCTGGTCACCCTCGCCTTCCGGCGCAGCGACATCGAGGCGAACCAGGCCCTGCGCGGCCGCTCCGGCTTCCTGGTGCCCCCGGTCGACGGGCACACGATCAAGGCGTCCACGTTCTCCAGCAACAAGTGGCAGTGGGTCGCCGACGCCGCCCCCGACCTGTTCGTGCTCCGCACCTCCGTCGGCCGCTACGGCGAGGAGGACCACCTCCACCGCGAGGACGAGGAACTCGTCGCCGTCTCCCTGCGCGACCTCGCCGCCGCCACCGGCCTCACCGCCCGGCCCGTCGACAGCGAGGTCACCCGCTGGATCGGCGGCCTGCCGCAGTACCCGGTCGGCCACCTGACCCGGGTCGCACGCATCCGCGACGAGGTGGCCAAGCTGCCCGCCCTGCGGGTCTGCGGCGCGGTCTACGACGGGGTGGGCATCCCCGCCTGCGTCGCGAGCGCGCGGCGCGCGGCCGACGAGATCGCGAGCGAGATCATCGCCACGCCGACCCTGGTTCGGGGCACGGGGAGCGAGGCGGGACAATAG
- the hemE gene encoding uroporphyrinogen decarboxylase: MSANDSPSGQQTTTSASLDAVRNATHDSAFLKACRREPVPHTPVWFMRQAGRSLPEYLKVREGIAMLDSCMMPELVAEITLQPVRRHKVDAAIYFSDIVVPLKAIGIDLDIKPGVGPVIAEPIRTRADLARLRDLTPEDVPYVTEAIGILTAELGATPLIGFAGAPFTLASYLVEGGPSRNHERTKAMMYGDPQLWADLVDRLAEITGAFLEVQIEAGASAVQLFDSWVGALAPADYRRAVLPASAKVFDAVAPYGVPRIHFGVGTGELLGLMGEAGADVVGVDWRVPLDEAARRVGPGKALQGNLDPAVLFAPTPAVEAKTREVLDAAAGLEGHIFNLGHGVMPNMDPDALTRLVGHVHEQTAR; encoded by the coding sequence GTGAGTGCCAACGACAGCCCTTCGGGCCAGCAGACGACGACCTCCGCCAGCCTCGACGCGGTCCGCAACGCCACCCACGACTCGGCGTTCCTGAAGGCCTGCCGTCGCGAACCCGTACCGCACACGCCGGTCTGGTTCATGCGCCAGGCGGGACGCTCCCTGCCCGAGTACCTGAAGGTCCGCGAGGGCATCGCGATGCTCGACTCCTGCATGATGCCGGAGCTGGTCGCCGAGATCACCCTGCAGCCCGTACGCCGCCACAAGGTCGACGCCGCGATCTACTTCAGCGACATCGTCGTGCCCCTGAAAGCCATCGGCATCGACCTCGACATCAAGCCCGGCGTGGGCCCCGTCATCGCCGAGCCGATCCGCACCCGCGCCGACCTGGCCCGGCTGCGCGACCTCACCCCCGAGGACGTCCCGTACGTCACCGAGGCCATCGGGATCCTCACCGCCGAGCTGGGCGCCACCCCGCTCATCGGCTTCGCCGGGGCCCCGTTCACGCTCGCCAGCTACCTCGTCGAGGGCGGCCCCTCGCGCAACCACGAGCGCACCAAGGCCATGATGTACGGCGACCCGCAGCTCTGGGCCGACCTCGTGGACCGGCTCGCGGAGATCACCGGCGCCTTCCTCGAGGTCCAGATCGAGGCCGGGGCCTCCGCCGTCCAGCTCTTCGACTCCTGGGTCGGCGCGCTGGCCCCCGCCGACTACCGCCGCGCCGTGCTCCCCGCCTCCGCGAAGGTCTTCGACGCCGTCGCCCCCTACGGCGTCCCCCGCATCCACTTCGGCGTCGGCACCGGCGAACTGCTCGGCCTGATGGGCGAGGCCGGAGCGGACGTCGTCGGCGTCGACTGGCGGGTCCCGCTGGACGAGGCCGCCCGCCGCGTCGGCCCCGGCAAGGCGCTCCAGGGCAACCTCGACCCGGCGGTGCTCTTCGCGCCCACCCCGGCCGTCGAGGCCAAGACCCGCGAGGTGCTGGACGCCGCCGCCGGTCTGGAGGGCCACATTTTCAACCTGGGCCACGGCGTCATGCCGAACATGGACCCGGACGCGCTCACCCGCCTCGTGGGTCACGTCCACGAGCAGACCGCGCGCTGA
- a CDS encoding alpha/beta hydrolase, whose translation MRTAALYTSIGSLVLSALAAAPAGAWERPGSAEDRGTAIAAARATAAGIDFVACPAEEMLPDSLKCGTVKVPLDYAEPDGRQLELTVSRTPATGPAEERQGAFVYNPGGPGASSITFPLAGELPEWKEIAEAYDLVGYAPRGVNGSSAPLSCQDPAAYTKGPAEAPTHPTQEYKERRVARAKAYARGCAEHAGEALRHYTSLNNARDLDVLRAALGESRLTFMGASYGTYFGALYATLFPSHVRRMVFDSAVDPDPEQIWYRSNMGQSLAFEARWEDFRRWVAKHDDVYHLGTTPQAVQRRYDEVRAELAVKPAGGKVGPGQLHSAFLGAGYYDDYWAMRATALSEYVRGNPEPLVAQASPRAVAAKDNENAQAVYTAVECNDAPWPEDFGVWDRDHTELARVAPFETWDNAFSNLPCAFWPAPRQRPLDVRVGWGELPPVLILAAERDAATPYKGALELRKRLPGSSLVTERDAGTHGIGGAGNACVDDHLRRYLLTGEVPGRGADCAAHPEPNPVSLD comes from the coding sequence GTGAGAACTGCTGCGCTCTACACATCGATCGGCTCCCTGGTCCTGTCCGCCCTCGCCGCCGCTCCGGCGGGGGCCTGGGAACGTCCTGGTTCCGCCGAGGACCGGGGCACCGCGATCGCCGCCGCCCGGGCCACCGCCGCCGGGATCGACTTCGTCGCCTGCCCCGCGGAGGAGATGCTCCCGGACTCCCTGAAGTGCGGCACGGTGAAGGTGCCCCTCGACTACGCGGAGCCGGACGGGCGGCAGCTCGAACTGACCGTCAGCCGGACGCCCGCCACCGGTCCGGCCGAGGAGCGGCAGGGCGCGTTCGTCTACAACCCCGGCGGCCCCGGCGCGTCCAGCATCACCTTCCCGCTGGCCGGGGAGCTGCCGGAGTGGAAGGAGATCGCCGAGGCGTACGACCTGGTCGGCTACGCCCCGCGTGGGGTGAACGGCTCCTCCGCCCCGCTGAGTTGCCAGGACCCCGCCGCGTACACGAAGGGCCCGGCCGAGGCGCCGACGCATCCGACCCAGGAGTACAAGGAGCGGCGCGTCGCCCGTGCGAAGGCGTACGCGCGGGGCTGCGCGGAGCACGCGGGCGAAGCGCTGCGGCACTACACCTCGCTGAACAACGCCCGGGACCTGGACGTGCTGCGGGCCGCGCTCGGCGAGAGCCGGCTGACGTTCATGGGGGCGTCGTACGGGACGTACTTCGGGGCGCTGTACGCGACGCTGTTCCCCTCCCACGTACGCCGCATGGTGTTCGACTCGGCGGTCGATCCGGACCCGGAGCAGATCTGGTACCGCTCCAACATGGGCCAGTCGCTGGCTTTTGAGGCGCGCTGGGAGGACTTCCGCCGCTGGGTCGCCAAGCACGACGACGTGTATCACCTGGGGACCACCCCGCAGGCGGTGCAACGGCGCTACGACGAGGTGCGCGCCGAGCTGGCGGTGAAGCCGGCGGGCGGGAAGGTCGGGCCGGGGCAGCTGCACTCGGCGTTCCTGGGGGCCGGTTACTACGACGACTACTGGGCGATGCGGGCGACGGCGCTGTCGGAGTACGTCCGGGGCAACCCGGAGCCGCTGGTCGCGCAGGCGTCCCCGCGCGCGGTGGCGGCGAAGGACAACGAGAACGCCCAAGCGGTGTACACGGCGGTCGAGTGCAACGACGCGCCCTGGCCGGAGGACTTCGGGGTGTGGGACCGCGACCACACGGAGCTGGCGCGCGTCGCGCCCTTCGAGACCTGGGACAACGCCTTCTCGAACCTGCCGTGCGCCTTCTGGCCCGCTCCCCGGCAGCGGCCGCTGGACGTCCGCGTGGGGTGGGGCGAGCTGCCGCCGGTGCTGATCCTGGCGGCGGAGCGGGACGCGGCGACCCCGTACAAGGGGGCGCTGGAGCTGCGGAAGCGGCTGCCCGGGTCGTCGCTGGTGACCGAGCGGGACGCGGGGACGCATGGCATCGGCGGGGCGGGGAACGCCTGCGTCGACGATCATCTGCGCCGGTATCTGCTGACCGGCGAGGTGCCGGGGCGGGGTGCGGACTGCGCCGCGCACCCGGAGCCCAACCCGGTGTCGCTGGACTGA
- the hemQ gene encoding hydrogen peroxide-dependent heme synthase, translating into MSAPETVTSSKSPNAGKKAKDLNEVIRYTLWSVFKLRDVLPLDRVGYADEVQELFDQLAAKDITVRGTYDLSGLRADADIMIWWHAETSDQLQDAYNLFRRTKLGRALDPVWSNMALHRPAEFNKSHIPAFLADETPRDYISVYPFVRSYDWYLLPDEDRRRMLADHGKMARGYPDVRANTVASFSLGDYEWILAFEADELYRIVDLMRHLRASEARLHVREEVPFYTGRRKSVADLVAGLA; encoded by the coding sequence ATGAGTGCTCCCGAGACTGTGACATCAAGCAAGAGTCCGAACGCCGGCAAGAAGGCCAAGGACCTCAACGAGGTCATCCGCTACACCCTGTGGTCGGTCTTCAAACTGCGCGACGTCCTCCCCCTGGACCGCGTGGGATACGCCGACGAGGTGCAGGAGCTGTTCGACCAGCTCGCGGCCAAGGACATCACCGTCCGGGGCACCTACGACCTGTCCGGGCTGCGGGCCGACGCGGACATCATGATCTGGTGGCACGCCGAGACCTCGGACCAGCTCCAGGACGCGTACAACCTCTTCAGGCGCACCAAGCTCGGCCGCGCGCTCGACCCGGTCTGGTCGAACATGGCGCTGCACCGCCCCGCCGAGTTCAACAAGTCGCACATCCCGGCGTTCCTCGCCGACGAGACGCCCCGCGACTACATCAGCGTCTACCCCTTCGTCCGGTCCTACGACTGGTATCTGCTGCCCGACGAGGACCGCCGCCGCATGCTCGCGGACCACGGCAAGATGGCCCGGGGCTACCCCGACGTCCGCGCCAACACCGTCGCCTCGTTCTCGCTCGGCGACTACGAGTGGATCCTCGCCTTCGAGGCGGACGAGCTGTACCGCATCGTCGACCTGATGCGTCACCTGCGCGCCTCCGAGGCACGGCTCCACGTGCGCGAGGAGGTCCCGTTCTACACGGGCCGCAGGAAGAGCGTCGCAGACCTGGTGGCCGGGCTCGCATAA